Proteins from a genomic interval of Stenotrophomonas maltophilia:
- a CDS encoding ABC transporter ATP-binding protein, which translates to MEHGAHRALDDVSFEVKPGEIFCLLGANGAGKSTTIKLFLGFLKPTSGSADVDGLSAHRQPQEVRRRLLYIPETVALYDELTGYENLDYFARLAGVEERSPARLKQALRSAGLATEAFGRRVGLYSKGMRQKVGIALAIVKEAKALLLDEPTSGLDPTASAEFHELIVRERDRGTAILMATHDLFRAREVATTIGLMRAGRLRRTLDASTITANDLESLYLEEMSRNA; encoded by the coding sequence ATGGAACACGGCGCGCATCGGGCGCTGGACGACGTCAGCTTCGAGGTGAAGCCGGGGGAAATCTTCTGCCTGCTGGGCGCCAACGGCGCGGGCAAGTCGACGACCATCAAACTGTTCCTCGGGTTCCTGAAACCCACCTCCGGCTCGGCCGATGTGGACGGGCTCAGCGCGCACCGGCAGCCACAGGAGGTACGCCGGCGGCTGCTGTACATCCCCGAGACCGTGGCGCTCTACGACGAATTGACCGGCTATGAGAACCTGGACTATTTCGCCCGCCTGGCCGGTGTCGAGGAACGCTCGCCTGCGCGGCTGAAGCAGGCGTTAAGATCCGCCGGGCTGGCTACCGAGGCCTTTGGCCGGCGCGTGGGCCTCTATTCCAAGGGCATGCGGCAGAAGGTCGGCATCGCACTGGCCATCGTCAAGGAAGCCAAGGCGCTGCTGCTGGATGAGCCGACCTCTGGCCTGGACCCCACGGCATCCGCCGAATTCCACGAGCTGATCGTACGGGAGCGTGATCGCGGTACGGCGATCCTGATGGCAACCCACGATCTGTTCCGGGCCCGCGAGGTGGCGACCACGATCGGCCTGATGCGCGCCGGCCGCCTGCGCAGGACGCTGGATGCCAGCACGATCACCGCCAACGATCTCGAGAGCCTCTACCTGGAAGAGATGAGCCGGAACGCCTAG
- a CDS encoding lasso peptide biosynthesis B2 protein, whose protein sequence is MEQGATPYFLSKQAHVCVTGDAMVILDQGTGKYLSIDRRGAASLGGLVLDWPLPPDGRRMPKLLQSLIDRQLITRDPRQGKSAASPSLELPRHWVREGEPRGCPKITARDVGRFMASAAHAACFRAALPFSATVSSARRRADISQGSAASLQELAFLVRVFDWLRPVAFRKTDECFLYCMAMREFLSKYGIVPAWVFAVRTQPFAAHCWLQHGDHVLTDIPFNLRRMVPILVL, encoded by the coding sequence ATGGAGCAGGGCGCCACCCCCTATTTCCTGTCGAAGCAGGCGCATGTCTGCGTCACCGGTGATGCGATGGTGATCCTTGACCAGGGCACGGGAAAATATCTCTCCATCGACAGGCGTGGCGCCGCAAGCCTGGGGGGCCTGGTTCTCGATTGGCCCTTGCCGCCCGATGGGCGACGGATGCCGAAGCTCCTCCAGTCGCTGATCGATCGCCAGCTGATCACCCGGGATCCACGGCAGGGGAAGTCCGCGGCAAGCCCCAGTCTCGAACTGCCACGGCACTGGGTACGCGAGGGTGAGCCGAGGGGATGCCCGAAGATCACCGCGCGCGACGTGGGAAGGTTCATGGCGTCGGCGGCCCATGCGGCCTGCTTCAGGGCGGCCCTGCCTTTCAGCGCCACAGTGTCATCGGCCCGCAGGCGCGCCGACATCTCCCAAGGCTCGGCGGCGAGCCTGCAGGAGCTGGCCTTCCTGGTCCGGGTGTTCGATTGGCTCCGGCCCGTCGCCTTCAGGAAGACCGATGAGTGCTTTCTCTACTGCATGGCGATGAGGGAGTTCCTGTCGAAGTACGGGATCGTCCCTGCCTGGGTGTTCGCAGTCAGGACACAGCCGTTCGCTGCGCACTGCTGGCTGCAGCACGGTGATCACGTGCTGACCGATATTCCCTTCAACCTGCGCCGGATGGTCCCCATCCTGGTGCTGTAA
- a CDS encoding extracellular catalytic domain type 1 short-chain-length polyhydroxyalkanoate depolymerase has translation MKSGIDSIKAVLLAMCCWLTSAGSVLAADPAGHWDIGLYGNLFGAREYQVWVPAGYNDQQPLPLLLVLHGCVNGPNLMGEASGFNDVADTEGFIVVYPRQNVTSNPARCWNWQLPINQARDSGEASILAGIVDKVKAGYSVDPHRVYVTGISAGGAMTSIMLACYSDVFAAGAIHSGGMFKGATTISGSAYALLAGSIYSPDSNGRLAWQCSGSPSPRPLPVLVFHGSADLTVNPVNGQQAVRQFLQTNDLADDGQDNDSVKYVPTSTYHGQVPGGRAYTVDTYTYGGRTLAQHYVVQGMGHAWSGSQSGLPFTDPKGPDATLITWLFLKGYQR, from the coding sequence ATGAAATCCGGAATCGATTCGATCAAGGCGGTACTGCTGGCAATGTGCTGCTGGTTGACGTCGGCAGGCAGCGTGCTCGCCGCGGACCCCGCCGGGCATTGGGACATCGGCCTGTACGGAAATCTGTTCGGCGCCCGCGAGTACCAGGTCTGGGTGCCGGCCGGCTACAACGACCAGCAGCCGCTGCCGTTGCTGCTGGTGCTGCACGGCTGCGTCAACGGGCCCAACCTGATGGGCGAGGCCTCCGGCTTCAATGATGTGGCCGACACCGAAGGTTTCATCGTGGTCTATCCGCGCCAGAACGTGACCTCCAACCCGGCGCGCTGCTGGAACTGGCAGCTGCCGATCAACCAGGCCCGTGACAGCGGCGAGGCCTCGATCCTGGCCGGCATCGTGGACAAGGTGAAGGCCGGTTACAGCGTCGATCCGCATCGGGTCTATGTAACCGGCATTTCTGCTGGCGGTGCGATGACCTCGATCATGCTGGCCTGCTACTCAGACGTGTTCGCCGCCGGTGCCATCCATTCCGGCGGCATGTTCAAGGGCGCGACCACCATCTCCGGCAGCGCCTATGCGCTGTTGGCCGGCAGCATCTATTCGCCGGACAGCAACGGTCGGCTGGCCTGGCAGTGCTCGGGCTCACCGTCGCCGCGGCCGCTGCCGGTGCTGGTGTTCCATGGCAGTGCCGATCTCACCGTCAACCCGGTGAACGGCCAGCAGGCGGTGCGCCAGTTCCTGCAGACCAACGACCTGGCCGATGACGGCCAGGACAACGACTCGGTGAAGTACGTGCCGACCAGCACTTACCACGGCCAGGTACCGGGTGGGCGCGCCTATACGGTGGACACCTATACCTATGGCGGGCGCACGCTGGCACAGCACTATGTGGTACAGGGCATGGGGCATGCGTGGAGTGGCAGCCAGTCGGGCTTGCCGTTCACCGACCCGAAGGGCCCGGATGCCACGCTGATCACCTGGTTGTTCCTCAAGGGCTACCAGCGCTGA
- a CDS encoding asparagine synthetase B family protein, whose product MYRYIAVLWNTFSESATAHAGQAVARVEATLPGASCVMNGNGAAIYAQTDNPGYFECNRSGSLAVLGALFHKHFGAGIVPERVDLDADSADSACSTLGRSIVERYWGRYVAFGYQPQTASWFVLRDPTAEIPCYMTTVGQVTIVFSNMEDCLRLGLRDFSVDWSFLSYSLLYPFRDGLQTGFEEVTSVEPGEAVSIRDGEPAGRQCQWDVVRLARDQAVEEIDEAVQLARSTLLGCIGALAGQHRKIQLQLSGGLDSSIILAGLLHAPSAPEVTCVHHYDDGIGADERRFARMAVEGARQSSGRHCEFIEYRRQPHCALEEIMSFPRTARPAHCSGYLLHRRDVDFDGDTVQFTGVGGDAVFLRFKGNAAAIDYAWRRGIDRGFFRVAFETAQSGDSLYGVLRDALVHGLLRRPASINGRWGKPCPWVRVECAEQDGMQPAWLRHALEQGHHVSPYKLAHIGRMIFPTSVLDPFEGVGRWHGVSPISAQPLVELFARIPLHLLMADAEDRTIARRALNGLLPEALLSRKVKSYLDDHSVAVTQGHQQFISSLLVDGFLARRGYLDSALADAGIRRVSPDHSSQVLGIFGPQINIEAWLRRWSGQAGPQTVGVV is encoded by the coding sequence ATGTATCGATACATCGCCGTGCTCTGGAACACGTTCTCCGAATCCGCGACTGCCCACGCGGGCCAGGCGGTGGCAAGGGTCGAGGCCACGCTGCCCGGTGCCAGCTGCGTGATGAACGGAAACGGGGCTGCGATCTACGCGCAGACTGACAATCCCGGCTATTTCGAATGCAATCGATCCGGTTCCCTGGCGGTGCTCGGAGCGCTGTTCCACAAGCATTTTGGCGCAGGCATCGTACCTGAGCGCGTAGACCTCGATGCGGACTCGGCCGACAGCGCCTGCAGCACCCTCGGCCGCAGCATCGTCGAGCGGTACTGGGGCCGGTACGTGGCGTTCGGCTACCAGCCGCAGACAGCGAGCTGGTTTGTCCTGCGCGATCCCACTGCGGAGATCCCGTGCTACATGACCACGGTGGGCCAGGTGACGATCGTCTTCTCCAACATGGAGGACTGCCTGAGGCTGGGCCTGCGCGATTTCAGCGTGGACTGGTCGTTCCTGTCCTACTCCCTGTTGTACCCGTTTCGTGATGGCTTGCAGACCGGCTTCGAGGAGGTCACTTCCGTCGAGCCCGGCGAAGCGGTTTCGATCCGCGATGGCGAGCCGGCCGGCCGGCAATGCCAGTGGGACGTGGTGCGGCTGGCCCGCGACCAGGCTGTCGAGGAGATCGACGAGGCCGTGCAGCTGGCCCGTTCAACACTACTCGGCTGCATCGGCGCGCTGGCCGGCCAGCACCGGAAAATCCAGTTGCAGCTGTCCGGTGGACTGGACTCCTCGATCATCCTGGCGGGCCTGCTGCATGCGCCCTCAGCTCCCGAGGTGACCTGTGTCCATCATTACGATGACGGCATCGGTGCCGACGAGCGGCGATTCGCACGAATGGCCGTCGAAGGGGCCCGGCAATCCTCGGGCAGGCACTGCGAATTCATCGAGTATCGACGGCAGCCACACTGCGCGCTGGAAGAGATCATGTCCTTCCCGAGGACAGCGCGGCCAGCGCATTGCTCCGGTTATCTCCTCCATCGACGCGACGTGGACTTCGACGGCGACACCGTACAGTTCACCGGTGTCGGTGGTGATGCAGTGTTCCTGCGTTTCAAGGGCAACGCTGCTGCGATCGACTACGCCTGGCGTCGTGGCATCGACCGGGGATTCTTCCGCGTGGCCTTCGAAACCGCGCAGTCCGGCGACTCGCTGTACGGCGTACTGCGGGATGCGCTCGTCCATGGCCTGCTCAGGCGTCCGGCCAGCATCAACGGCCGATGGGGCAAGCCCTGCCCATGGGTGCGGGTGGAGTGCGCCGAGCAGGATGGAATGCAGCCGGCCTGGCTTCGGCATGCCCTGGAGCAGGGGCATCATGTATCCCCCTACAAGCTGGCCCATATCGGCCGGATGATATTCCCGACCAGTGTGCTTGATCCGTTCGAGGGCGTGGGACGCTGGCATGGCGTGTCACCGATCAGTGCGCAGCCGCTTGTCGAGTTGTTCGCGCGCATACCGCTGCACCTGCTCATGGCCGATGCGGAGGACCGCACCATCGCGCGGCGTGCACTGAACGGCCTGCTGCCGGAGGCGCTGCTGTCGCGAAAGGTGAAGTCGTATCTGGATGATCACTCCGTGGCCGTCACCCAGGGGCACCAGCAGTTCATCAGCAGTCTGCTTGTCGATGGGTTCCTGGCCAGGCGTGGCTACCTCGACAGCGCACTGGCCGATGCGGGCATCCGGCGGGTCAGCCCGGATCACTCGTCGCAGGTGCTGGGCATCTTCGGCCCGCAGATCAACATCGAAGCCTGGCTCAGGCGCTGGTCCGGCCAGGCTGGCCCGCAGACAGTCGGCGTGGTCTAG
- a CDS encoding DUF3526 domain-containing protein, with protein MAIQQAFAVASTQLTLMWRERRVLWLAVALLLIAGASVLSGAARMTLQAQERQAVSEEETRLWDSQGTIDPHSAAHVGRAIPAPVRPLAALDPGLTDFLGTSVFIEGHAQNPARHRAVDAGTALSRFQGFSAAWALQVVAPLLIILAGFASLSGDVARETLRQELGTGASAGVLISGRLIALAAASLLLVMAMLLISLPGLSIQYGGAADIAALLALAAAYALYLLVFCAFTVGVSALAGSARTSLVVLLGFWVVSTLLVPRVAPAVAESLHPTPSAPSFRAGVTEEAENGADGHDPADKRLDALRTALMARYRVDNVDDLPVNFRGVALEFAEANSTRVYNRHFDNLHATYQQQDATQRLFAIVSPTLALQSWSRAFAGTDFRAHLAFLRGVEDYRYRLIQALNQEVKLHKAPGGGKHVADIAGITRPVQYRAPQQTLAGIAAIQGVNLAILLAWLMLGLMVVVISSRQLGRSP; from the coding sequence ATGGCCATCCAGCAGGCCTTCGCAGTTGCGTCCACCCAGCTCACGCTGATGTGGCGAGAGCGACGTGTGCTGTGGCTCGCCGTTGCCCTGTTGCTGATTGCAGGTGCGTCGGTGCTCAGCGGTGCCGCACGCATGACCCTGCAGGCGCAGGAGCGCCAGGCAGTGAGCGAGGAAGAGACGCGGCTGTGGGACAGCCAGGGCACGATCGATCCCCACAGTGCCGCCCATGTGGGGCGTGCCATTCCTGCACCCGTGCGGCCGCTGGCGGCGCTGGACCCGGGGCTGACGGATTTCCTGGGGACCTCGGTGTTCATCGAGGGCCATGCACAGAACCCGGCCCGGCACCGCGCCGTGGACGCCGGCACCGCACTCAGTCGCTTCCAGGGCTTCTCCGCAGCATGGGCGCTGCAGGTCGTGGCGCCGCTGCTGATCATCCTGGCCGGCTTCGCCAGCCTGTCCGGCGATGTAGCCCGTGAGACGCTGCGCCAGGAACTCGGCACCGGCGCCTCGGCCGGCGTGCTGATCAGCGGGCGATTGATTGCCCTGGCGGCCGCCTCGCTGCTGCTGGTGATGGCCATGCTGCTGATCAGCCTTCCAGGGCTGTCCATCCAGTACGGGGGGGCCGCGGATATCGCCGCCCTGCTCGCACTTGCCGCAGCCTATGCGCTCTACCTGCTGGTGTTCTGCGCGTTTACCGTGGGCGTGTCGGCACTTGCCGGCTCCGCTCGAACGTCGCTGGTGGTGCTGCTGGGCTTCTGGGTGGTATCCACGCTGCTGGTGCCAAGGGTGGCGCCCGCCGTGGCCGAATCCCTGCATCCGACCCCTTCCGCACCCTCCTTCAGGGCTGGCGTCACCGAAGAAGCGGAGAACGGTGCGGATGGCCATGACCCGGCGGACAAGCGGCTGGATGCCTTGCGCACGGCGTTGATGGCGCGCTACCGCGTCGACAACGTGGACGACCTGCCGGTGAACTTCCGCGGCGTGGCCCTGGAGTTTGCCGAGGCGAACTCGACGCGCGTCTACAACCGCCACTTCGACAACCTGCATGCCACCTACCAGCAGCAGGATGCCACGCAGCGGCTGTTCGCCATTGTCTCTCCAACGCTGGCGCTGCAGTCCTGGTCGCGTGCGTTCGCGGGCACGGATTTCCGGGCACACCTGGCATTCCTGCGTGGCGTGGAGGATTACCGCTACCGGTTGATCCAGGCACTCAACCAGGAAGTGAAACTGCACAAGGCGCCAGGGGGCGGGAAGCATGTGGCCGATATCGCCGGCATCACCCGTCCGGTGCAGTACCGGGCGCCGCAGCAGACCCTGGCCGGCATCGCCGCAATCCAGGGCGTGAACCTCGCCATTCTGCTGGCCTGGCTGATGCTCGGCCTCATGGTGGTCGTCATTTCGTCCCGGCAACTGGGCAGATCGCCATGA
- a CDS encoding ABC transporter permease subunit: MSVVSIARYEVRRLLRDRALPVLLVLLLGLVAYAAWNGRAWVDQREAAIALIKQEEQQTRDRSREFVGKAPSVLPRVQPVLVPGEMASLSIGQADAYPYTADVVALGDPTQLLKHVWADIGNPAARAAGRFDLAFVIVFLLPLVILVATHDLWSRERERGIAALVLSQPVSATRLLVVKAMARGLVVLLPTLAIIVAMAIWSGARSPAGLIMLALTVFAYSAFWLALAMLIACLSRRTTEAAIAAGALWLLIVVMAPSLTLAAVNLIAPPPSQMRFATEVKAMQSDIANRQQREHLVRSAPQHWSSPVIPDAVRQAYADRVAADRELATLMASHARAEAAHRRVLDRVRLLLPAVATQDALDRIAGSDAGRALDFQRQVHTFWQARRLLHKGYLDRDRSQTLDEYESLPRFQFRDTQGAAQRGVLADLAALIIASLIVLLAATMLRGRLATP; the protein is encoded by the coding sequence ATGAGCGTGGTGTCGATTGCCCGCTACGAGGTCCGTCGCCTGCTGCGCGACCGGGCGCTGCCGGTACTGCTTGTCCTCCTGTTGGGGCTGGTGGCCTACGCTGCCTGGAACGGCCGCGCCTGGGTGGACCAGCGCGAGGCGGCCATCGCACTGATCAAGCAGGAAGAGCAGCAGACCAGGGATCGCAGCCGCGAGTTCGTCGGCAAGGCGCCGTCGGTGCTGCCCCGCGTGCAGCCGGTGCTTGTGCCCGGTGAGATGGCATCGCTGTCGATCGGCCAGGCGGATGCCTATCCCTACACCGCCGACGTGGTCGCGCTGGGCGATCCGACCCAGCTGCTCAAGCACGTCTGGGCCGACATCGGCAATCCGGCGGCACGGGCTGCAGGGCGATTCGATCTGGCCTTCGTCATCGTCTTCCTGCTGCCGTTGGTCATTCTCGTGGCCACCCATGACCTGTGGTCGCGTGAGCGCGAGCGCGGGATCGCGGCGCTGGTGTTGTCGCAGCCGGTTTCGGCGACGCGACTGCTCGTGGTCAAAGCCATGGCCCGCGGCCTGGTGGTGCTGCTGCCCACGCTGGCCATCATCGTCGCAATGGCCATCTGGTCAGGCGCCCGCAGCCCTGCGGGACTGATCATGCTGGCCCTGACCGTATTCGCCTACAGTGCTTTCTGGCTGGCATTGGCGATGCTGATCGCGTGCCTTTCCCGCCGCACCACCGAGGCGGCCATCGCCGCTGGCGCGCTGTGGCTGCTGATCGTGGTCATGGCCCCCTCATTGACCCTGGCCGCGGTGAACCTGATCGCGCCGCCACCGTCGCAGATGCGGTTCGCCACGGAAGTGAAGGCGATGCAGTCAGATATCGCCAATCGCCAGCAGCGCGAGCACCTCGTACGCTCGGCACCCCAGCATTGGTCATCGCCCGTCATCCCCGATGCCGTGCGCCAGGCCTATGCCGACCGGGTTGCCGCTGATCGTGAACTGGCCACGCTGATGGCCTCGCACGCCCGGGCGGAGGCAGCGCACCGTCGCGTACTGGACAGGGTGCGACTGCTGCTTCCCGCCGTGGCCACCCAGGATGCGCTTGACCGCATCGCAGGCTCGGATGCCGGCCGCGCGCTCGACTTCCAGCGTCAGGTCCACACCTTCTGGCAGGCCCGGCGGCTGTTGCACAAGGGCTATCTGGATCGCGACCGGTCGCAGACCCTCGACGAGTACGAGTCGCTCCCGCGCTTCCAGTTCCGCGACACCCAAGGCGCTGCCCAGCGGGGTGTCCTGGCCGACCTTGCCGCATTGATCATCGCCAGCCTGATTGTCCTGCTTGCCGCCACCATGCTGCGCGGCCGGCTGGCCACGCCCTGA
- a CDS encoding TonB-dependent receptor plug domain-containing protein, whose translation MTNVSTATPRACMALGIAAALLASLPAAAQSTVAGRGSSAAGPPPEAPTATLDKVLVVGSNIRNAVGGGASPVIVIDREAIDRTGAATVQQLFEKLPQNFGGGANGANVANLGVDRDTGNNFGQGTALNLRGLGTGTTLTLINGHRVTSSNRYQYVDVSLIPLSAVERVEILTDGASAIYGTDAVGGVVNIILRRDFTGYETAVRYGTVTAGSMEEYQASQSAGWSWEGGHVLASYEFLKQGNLPAVEKDFSRNVRVRPYDLYPGSKRHSLYVDGVQQLSDVLTLNVTGSFAKREMDTTISGTADETRLFPHTRQFDLFAGLTLDLPNEWQARLDSGFGRSDVSYQRTTITGSSASTAPPTNTNSESRYLDVVADGELFNLPAGGVRAAFGAGYRRDGYELVDHRGLEKPLDLQRTVRSAFAELNVPLLKDLPGVRSLSLTAAARYDDYSDFGSTLNPKFGVLWEATEGLSFRASHGRSYRAPVYQDMQLNNTVVVANVPNPAAPGGNTILMMLSNGNPDLGPERAKTWTGGFSFAPPSVPGLKIDANYYHIDYADRIGSGFGGSFPSLFLQSTAPYADILTTNPTQQQIQQARQLGVSGLGLFVSRVGPYALPAGTDETNSQVILDNRFRNNAFTRQRGIDFSSSYGFDAGQARIAIDLAGQYIIDSKRRVTSTSPEVDAVNAVYYPVDLKLRGGIALSRQQAAGGLFVNYVGSYRDPANLARPHVSSWTTVDLNLAYHFGPSPDPQRGTSLAFNVQNLFDRDPPFIINSINTGYDPTNATALGRFLSMTLTHRW comes from the coding sequence ATGACGAACGTATCCACTGCCACGCCGCGCGCATGCATGGCCCTCGGCATCGCTGCTGCATTGCTGGCCAGCCTGCCGGCGGCGGCACAGAGCACGGTCGCTGGCCGTGGCTCAAGCGCGGCAGGCCCGCCGCCCGAGGCCCCGACTGCCACCCTGGACAAGGTCCTGGTGGTGGGCAGCAACATCCGCAACGCCGTAGGTGGCGGCGCCTCCCCGGTCATCGTGATCGACAGGGAGGCCATCGACCGCACAGGCGCAGCCACCGTGCAGCAACTGTTCGAGAAACTGCCGCAGAACTTCGGCGGTGGCGCGAACGGTGCGAACGTTGCCAACCTGGGTGTTGACCGCGATACCGGCAACAACTTCGGCCAGGGCACTGCCCTGAACCTGCGCGGGCTGGGTACTGGCACCACCTTGACCCTGATCAACGGCCACCGCGTGACCTCATCGAACCGCTATCAGTATGTGGATGTCTCGCTGATCCCGCTGAGTGCCGTCGAGCGCGTGGAAATCCTTACCGATGGCGCCTCGGCCATCTACGGTACCGATGCGGTCGGGGGCGTGGTCAACATCATCCTGCGGCGCGACTTCACCGGTTACGAGACCGCTGTGCGCTACGGCACGGTGACCGCCGGCAGCATGGAGGAATACCAGGCATCGCAGTCGGCGGGCTGGTCGTGGGAAGGCGGCCACGTGCTGGCCAGCTACGAGTTCCTGAAGCAGGGCAACCTGCCTGCGGTGGAGAAGGACTTCTCGAGAAACGTGCGGGTCAGGCCCTACGACCTCTATCCAGGATCGAAGCGGCACAGCCTGTACGTGGACGGCGTGCAGCAGCTCAGTGATGTGCTGACCCTGAACGTCACCGGCTCGTTTGCCAAGCGCGAGATGGATACCACCATCTCCGGCACGGCCGACGAAACGCGGCTGTTCCCGCACACGCGGCAGTTCGACCTGTTCGCCGGCCTCACGCTGGATCTTCCCAATGAGTGGCAGGCACGCCTGGATTCCGGGTTCGGCAGGAGCGATGTGTCCTACCAGCGCACCACCATCACCGGCAGCTCCGCCAGTACCGCGCCGCCCACCAACACCAATTCCGAGTCGCGCTACCTGGACGTGGTTGCCGACGGCGAACTGTTCAACCTGCCCGCCGGCGGCGTACGTGCTGCATTCGGAGCGGGGTACCGTCGTGATGGCTACGAACTGGTCGATCACCGCGGCCTGGAGAAGCCGCTCGACCTGCAGCGCACCGTCAGGTCCGCCTTTGCCGAGCTCAACGTTCCGCTGCTGAAGGACCTGCCGGGTGTGCGCAGCCTGTCCCTGACCGCGGCGGCGCGCTATGACGACTACAGCGATTTCGGTTCCACGCTGAATCCAAAATTCGGCGTGCTGTGGGAGGCCACCGAGGGGTTGTCGTTCCGCGCCAGCCATGGCCGCTCCTACCGGGCGCCGGTGTACCAGGACATGCAGTTGAACAACACCGTGGTGGTGGCGAACGTACCCAACCCGGCCGCACCCGGCGGCAACACGATCCTCATGATGCTGTCCAATGGCAACCCGGATCTGGGCCCCGAACGTGCCAAGACCTGGACCGGCGGTTTCTCGTTCGCGCCACCGTCGGTGCCTGGCCTCAAGATCGACGCGAACTACTACCACATCGACTACGCCGACCGCATCGGCAGTGGCTTCGGCGGCAGCTTCCCCTCGCTGTTCCTCCAGTCCACGGCCCCCTACGCGGACATCCTGACCACCAACCCCACGCAGCAGCAGATCCAGCAGGCACGCCAGCTGGGTGTGTCGGGGCTGGGCCTGTTCGTCTCGCGCGTGGGCCCGTATGCGCTGCCCGCCGGAACGGACGAAACCAACAGCCAGGTGATCCTCGACAACCGCTTCCGAAACAACGCCTTTACCCGGCAGCGAGGCATCGATTTCAGTTCTTCCTACGGCTTCGACGCCGGCCAGGCCCGCATCGCCATCGACCTGGCCGGGCAGTACATCATCGATTCGAAGCGGCGCGTGACCAGCACCTCTCCGGAAGTGGATGCGGTGAACGCGGTGTACTACCCGGTGGACCTGAAGCTGCGCGGAGGCATCGCACTGAGCCGGCAGCAGGCCGCGGGCGGGCTGTTCGTGAACTACGTGGGCAGCTATCGCGATCCGGCCAACCTTGCCCGCCCGCACGTCAGCTCGTGGACGACCGTCGACCTCAACCTCGCCTATCACTTCGGACCGTCGCCGGACCCGCAGCGCGGCACCTCGCTCGCGTTCAACGTGCAGAACCTGTTCGACCGGGATCCGCCGTTCATCATCAACAGCATCAATACCGGCTACGACCCCACCAACGCGACAGCGCTGGGGCGCTTCCTGTCCATGACGCTGACCCATCGCTGGTAG
- a CDS encoding AraC family transcriptional regulator gives MTSTIELEGIGADYPDRVDSPVMVLGVDPITDAWEMPFHEHRKAQLLVATSGLITLETRAGLWVVPPQGAIWIPGGLSHRASSTGKPHGFVVFVEPGAIAGLPTHCFAMAISPFMHALLERTSALPWRYAAGSADARLMAVLLDELIAAPPEWLHLPMPSDPRLRKLANAMLTAPAGRATLEVWASRIGMSERNMSRLFSGETGLSVRRWRRQLHVVVALPMLAKGRTVQAIADDLGYDSSGAFVTMFRKTVGAPPKRFLAERGARLRGPGAETLAVREPSAPVPPVTALPLSAGSP, from the coding sequence GTGACGTCAACTATCGAGCTGGAGGGTATCGGGGCGGACTACCCCGATCGCGTCGACAGCCCGGTCATGGTGCTGGGCGTGGACCCCATCACCGATGCTTGGGAAATGCCCTTTCATGAGCATCGGAAAGCACAGCTCCTGGTAGCCACGAGCGGATTGATCACGCTGGAGACCCGTGCAGGCCTGTGGGTCGTCCCGCCACAGGGAGCGATCTGGATTCCCGGAGGGCTGTCCCACCGGGCCAGCAGCACAGGAAAGCCGCATGGCTTCGTCGTATTCGTGGAGCCCGGGGCTATCGCTGGACTGCCGACACACTGCTTCGCAATGGCGATCAGTCCATTCATGCATGCCCTGCTTGAACGAACCTCAGCGCTTCCCTGGCGGTACGCCGCTGGCAGTGCGGACGCGCGCCTGATGGCTGTGCTTCTGGACGAGCTCATCGCGGCACCGCCGGAATGGCTGCACCTGCCCATGCCCTCCGACCCAAGGCTGCGAAAGCTGGCCAATGCAATGCTGACCGCTCCGGCCGGGCGGGCCACGCTCGAGGTATGGGCGAGCCGGATTGGAATGAGCGAGCGCAACATGTCCCGCCTGTTTTCCGGCGAAACGGGTCTGAGCGTGAGACGCTGGCGCAGACAGCTGCATGTGGTGGTCGCACTGCCGATGCTGGCCAAGGGCCGTACGGTGCAGGCCATTGCCGATGACCTGGGCTATGACAGTTCGGGCGCGTTCGTGACCATGTTCCGAAAGACGGTGGGCGCCCCACCCAAGCGATTCCTTGCCGAACGGGGTGCACGGCTGCGCGGACCTGGCGCTGAAACCCTGGCGGTACGGGAGCCCTCGGCTCCCGTACCGCCAGTGACCGCCCTGCCCCTCAGCGCTGGTAGCCCTTGA